CATCGTTTGCACGGCCCTCAGATCGGCGCCGCGCTCTAACAAGTGTGTGGCAAAGGAATGCCGCAACGTATGCGGGGAGATGTGTTTTTGAATTCCTACCTGAAGCGTATAACGTTGAATCAAAATCCAAAATTGCTGTCTCGTAATCACCGATCTTTTTTGAGAGATGAACACCTGGCTGAGATTTTTTCCTTTCAAGATTCTCTCTCGGGCCCCTTGCAGATATTCTCGCAGATGACGCACTGCTGAGCGTCCCATGGGCACCAGGCGTTCTTTGGAGCCCTTTCCTAAAGTGCGCAGATAGCCTTCGTTCAGTGATAAATTTTCAATTTTCAAATTCACCAGTTCTGAAACCCGCAGGCCGGTGGCGTACATCAGCTCCAGCATGGCCTTGTCGCGAAGCCCCAAGGGCTTTGAAAGATCGGGAGCCGCGAGCAGCTTTTCCACTTCTTCCAGACTGAGCCAATGAGGCAATTTACGTCCCATTTTGGGCATATCCAGAGTTTCTGTGGGATCTTCTGTAAACACTTGTTCTTGCCCCAATACCCGGTAAAGCTGACGAATACTGCTTTGTGCGCGGCTGCGCGAACGGATGGAAAGCCCTTCTTTTTGCAAGAGCTGAAAATAATCGATCAGGTGGAGAGGAGTAACTTGAGCCAGGGAAAGTTTTTTTAGTTTTACAAATCTTGAAAAACGCTGCAGGTCTCGGGCATAGGCCTCCAGCGTTGCTGAAGACAGGCCCTTGTCGAGGCGCAAGATCTGAAGAAACAAATCGAGCTGTTCATCCAAAGAAAGATTTTTAAAATTTATGGAAGAAGACATAGAAATAAAAGATTGGCAAAAACCCTTTCAGATCTTTCCAGCCCTTCCGGATATTCAAAATACATCCGACTGGATTCTAGAGATAGGCCCCGGCAATGGAAAGTTTATTTTATGGATGGCCCAAAATCATCCCCAAAAAACCTTTTTTACCTTGGAACTGCGAAACATGCGCTACCAGAATGTCGTGGAAAAAACGAAGAAATTAAAGCTGAACAATCTCATTTCAGTACATGGCGATGCTCGTTATTGCCTGACTGAGCTTTTGGAAAAAGAAACACTGAGTGAAATCTTTATTTTATTCCCCGATCCCTGGTTTAAAAGACGTCATTATAAACATCGCTTAATTAACGAAGAGCGTACAGAGTTATTTCATAAGTTATTAAAAACCGTAGGAAAAGTTTGGGTGGCTACCGACGACGCCCCTTACGCCGAGCACATCCAGCAAGTGTTCTTAGAAAAACATTGGGAGATTCAAGAAGGCAAATCGCTTTTTCCCACTTACTTCGAGACTAAATGGAAAAAAATGGGTAGAACCATTCATTATTTTTGTTTTGTGAAGAAACTTTTATAGAAGATTGCCGATAATAAATTGAGGAGTTGCTTATGAAAAAATTGTTAAAACTTGCTGGCCTTGGTTTGTTTTTGTTAAGTTTTCTCGTTTCTCAAAAATCATTCGCACAATATTACCCTGGATATTACGATACTTGGAGCGCCCCCATTTGGGGAGGCTATTCCCTTTATGGATGTCTAAAAGGATCTGATTGTTCTTCAGGCGATCGGGCGGCAACGATTACAGGACTGGGGGTCACTGCCATTGATTTGGGGGTAAGCAGCTATCTCAATTCAAAAGCAAATGAAAAAGCCATTCAAGAGATGCAATACAAGGCCGATGCAGCCAAAGAGGCCTACAATCCTCAACGCATTCAGGATTTTCAAAATATTCAAAAGCTCAATTCTTTTTTCCTAGACACCCCTGTATCCCCCACAACACCGACCGTACAGAGCAGTCACCCCAATAATCCAGGAGCTCATAGTCCACAAATTACTCCGGCACCTCAATCGAGGGAGTTGAGGCCCTAGATTATAACATAAAAGTCCCCTCTCCCTTGAGGGGAGAGGGTTAGGGTGAGGGTGACAACTC
Above is a genomic segment from Deltaproteobacteria bacterium containing:
- the xerD gene encoding site-specific tyrosine recombinase XerD — encoded protein: MDEQLDLFLQILRLDKGLSSATLEAYARDLQRFSRFVKLKKLSLAQVTPLHLIDYFQLLQKEGLSIRSRSRAQSSIRQLYRVLGQEQVFTEDPTETLDMPKMGRKLPHWLSLEEVEKLLAAPDLSKPLGLRDKAMLELMYATGLRVSELVNLKIENLSLNEGYLRTLGKGSKERLVPMGRSAVRHLREYLQGARERILKGKNLSQVFISQKRSVITRQQFWILIQRYTLQVGIQKHISPHTLRHSFATHLLERGADLRAVQTMLGHSDISTTEIYTHIDERRLKEVVKLHPRD
- the trmB gene encoding tRNA (guanosine(46)-N7)-methyltransferase TrmB, coding for MEEDIEIKDWQKPFQIFPALPDIQNTSDWILEIGPGNGKFILWMAQNHPQKTFFTLELRNMRYQNVVEKTKKLKLNNLISVHGDARYCLTELLEKETLSEIFILFPDPWFKRRHYKHRLINEERTELFHKLLKTVGKVWVATDDAPYAEHIQQVFLEKHWEIQEGKSLFPTYFETKWKKMGRTIHYFCFVKKLL